The sequence ttccctgttcccatttccccctttagcaaaacatgattgcaatttccttacccctATTTCCTATTCCCATATCCCctttttagcaaaacatgattggAATCCATGATTGGAATCaagttttgctaaagggggaaatgggctGATTTATGCCCTTTGGTAACGGCTTGCAAGAGCACAGCCCACTCTGGCCAAGACCTTCTGGACAGGGGCCGCCCCAGAGTGCCCCTTGGGGCCTGAGATAGCATAGCAGGCCCCCTGTCCTTCCCTCTAAAGTCCTTGCAATGACTTACTCTCATCCTGGGATACTTAAAACAAGAGCCCCCTTTGTGGGGTCACATTAATTCAATCATCTCCAAAACACAGGCTCTCCTACTGTCCAACCCGATCCTACTCCTTTACTCAGGAACGCCCCCACCTCCTCCTTACTGGGGTCAGTCTTGTTTCAGGCTTGCTGAAGCCTCACTGGCTTCTCCCCAGCTGGCACCCATGATATCTTAGTCCCTTTCCCCGGGACTGAGTGAGGGCAGCTGTCTGTCCCCTGCTGGTGTGGCCCATGTTTCAAGAGAGGATGCAGCCTGCCTGCCCTCCTAAGGCTCCTCCTCTTTCACATGGAGTGCAGGGAGCCATGCCCTGCCCTACAGGGCAAAAccctggatattaggaaaaactttttcacaaggagggtggtgaagcactggaatgggttccctagggaggtggtggaatctccttccttagaggtttttaaggtcaggcttgacaaagccctggctgggatgatttagttggggatgggtcctgctttgagcaggggtttggactagatgacctcctgaggtcccttccaaccctgatattctatgattctagggctTCACTGACCCCCCTAATCTCTCCAACAACAAAAAGGGGACACTCCCCTACACATCACCTCTAATGGCCACTGAACTGGGAGGCAGAGTCCTAAAATGCAGAATTCAACTCCCAGTGTGGGCTGAAAGACGCCAGTATAGCATTTGTCCCGAATTCCCGCCAATTCCGATCCACACCTGCTCATGGGAAGAGCAACCCTTTTCAATGTTGGGGGGCTGATGTCCTTAGCCCTCAGTCGCTATGATGGCCCACCCTGCTcctctttcccccaaggccacatCCCCTGAACAgcgcaggtggagggtctggggttcCCCAGAGTGGCACTCGCTCCCGGGCTTCTTTTACCCTGGCCTCGCTCTGACATCCAGCCTGGTCAGTGGGCTGGGcttggggaagagaaggagcagaaGGTGGGAGTTCAGGGGGAGGAAGTGGGCCGGGGTGAAGccatggagggggcagggctcctgcatgtgtcttgctttttccttttgaaaaggtgCTCACCCGACACTGAATGGGCTGGACTGGGACAGGAGATCACTGTGACTCTTCTGGGGAGCTGAGGACCTTTTCTACCCCATTGCATTGCTGGGGCAGGAGAAACAGAAGAGAGGGGAATATGGGCTTGAGTGTCTTGCCAGGACTCCTGTGTGTCAGACCCTCACTCACACAGACAGCTCTGCACTGTTTCCATGTGGAGTGGGCTTAGCAGGTGTGCGGCATGCAGAGCCACCAACAgtggtgatgggggtgggggctgcctgAATGGCTTCTCTTGAGGCACTTGCATAATGATGTCTCTGGCACGACTCAGTCACAAGCACCTGGCTGAGGGCGTGGGGGAAGCATGGGTGTCCGTACCCCTGGAATAGCCTCTGTCCACAGCTGGTGCAGCCCCCATGGATCACAGAGCACCCACAGCACTCAGGAAGGGCCAGGACTGCGACTGCAGAACAGCCCTGCAGCTTTCTTCATGGCCCCTGGATGTTTAACCAGAgacaggacaaaaagaaaaggagtacttgtggcaccttagagacgaaccaatttatttgagcacgagctttcgtgagctacagctcacttcatcggatgcataccgtggaaactgcagaagacattatatacacacagagaccatgaaacaatacctcctcccaccccactgtcctgcttataatagcttatctaaagtgatcatcaagttgggccatttccagcacaaatccaggttttctcaccctccacccccccacacaaattcactctcctgctatcaccagcaggagagtgaatttgtggggggcgggggggtggagggtgagaaaacctggatttgtgctggaaatggcccacctgatgatcactttagataagctattaccagcaggacagtggggtgggaggaggtattgtttcatggtctctgtgtgtatataatgtcttctgcagtttccacggtatgcatccgatgaagtgagctgtagctcacgaaagctcgtgctcaaataaattggttagtctctaaggtgccacaagtactccttttctttttgcgaatacagactaacatggctgttactctgaaacagagacAGGACAGTGATAGGCCAGGTATAACAGGAAACCTCATCCATGTCCCTTGTCTTTATTGAGAGTATTGACAGGATTTCTGAGGCTGGAGCAGCCACCGATATGGCTCTTTCTGCACCAACATCCTACCAGGCCCCTGGCTCTCCACGAACACAGTCACTCTGCAaatgctgctgcctgccctggtctccttcccccagtgcccTGTCCTCCCTCACCAGTGGGTGGAGACAACCGCTATACCATTGCTTCAGGCCTTAGACCACATCTGAACCTGACTGTGCAGAGTGGAGATCAGTAGCTCATGTCATCACAGATATAAGGGTCCAGGATGGAATAAGTCACCATGTCTTGTGTTTCTTGTTTCCTATGACACCAGCACTTGAGCTGGGTGATAAACTGACCCTTCACTTAACAAACACCCTGATTATCCTCGAACGAAGGTGTTTGCTTTTCACGCTGTACACAACTGGGTTCATCAGAGGAGGAACCAGCAGGTAGACATAGCCCAGGAcaatctgaagcaagggagaagAGCTCTTCCCAAATCTGTGCATCAAAGTCAGGCTGATCTCAGGTGTGTAGAAGAGCAGAACAGCACAGAAGTGGGAGACGCAGGTGTTCAGGGCCCCGAGGAACTCTTTGTGGGATGTGATGCTCAGCACTGTTTTGAGGATCATCACATAAGAGAGGAAGATGAGCAGTGAGTCCAACCCCTCTGTTATGATTGTAATAATCAAGCCATAGATGTTGTTAACTGTGATGTCTGCACATGCCAGTGTCATGATCTCCATGTGCAGGCAGAaggaatgggagaggacattGGCTCGACAGTATCGGAACCATTTCAGGATAAAGGGGAGTGGGAGTATCACGGCCACCCCTCTTAGAACACACAGCAGACCCATCTTCGCTATTCTCGGCAGAGTTAAGATGGAGGCATATCTCAGTGGGTTACTGATGGCAACAAAACGGTCAAATGCCATCAACAAGAGCACGGAGGATTCAATGAATGTAAATgagtggatgaagaacagctgagCAAGACAGGCATTGAGGCTGATCTCCCTTGAGTTAAACAAAAATACACCCAATATTGTTGGTATGCTGGCTATCAATAAGCCTAGGTCTGTGACAGCCAACATGGAAAGGAACATGTACATTGGCTCATGAAGGCTTAGATCTGTTTTTATGATGAACAGAATGAGTGAATTTCCTACTATCGAAATAGCATACATTAAGCAGATGGTGACAGAGATCCAGAGATGGACATCTCcctgcccaggtatcccagtgagaaggaacacttcGTAGTTGAATTTGGtgtcattgacagctgacataatgTACTGGGAAGGTCTGAGGCGTTTTGAGCTTTTCttcctgaaagaaaaaaagaataggAGATTAGATGACTAGATGATATTTAACAAGATATCATTCTGCTCTCATACTCCTAGGAGGTCAAGAAAGATGAGCAAAAGCATAGTCTTGGATTTACACCACTGATAGGAGGATAggcattgccagactggatcagacctgtagTCCATCTAGCCGAGTATCCAGTGGCTAGttccaaatgcttcagagaaaaatgGAAGAAGCCCTACAATAGGCAGCTAAGAGATAACCTGCTCCCAGGGAAAGTTTCCCCTGACACCCACTAGTTAGACATATTTTGCAATGTAAATCAGGAACATTTATAGCCCTTCcaagaaactaaaaaaaaaaaaaaatcctcacttctgtagtTGACTTTTCTGGTCATCCATATAAACTTCCAGTCCCTCTTtcaatcctgctaagctcttggccccGTTGATATCTTGTGGCTGGGAGTTCCACAGCCTACTTGAGCACTGTGTGATTTTACAGTTGTGACCTTCCCACAGACACCCTTTCTAGCTCTCCACTTCTGAGTGTGGCCCATTGTATCATGACAGGTATATAGACACATGGCAAGTGTATGGTGAAAACAATCATtgtatttgtcaaggttcctcccccactctgaactctagggtacagatgtggggacctgcatgaaaaacctactaagcttatctttaccagcttaggtcaaaacttccccaaggtacaaaatataaggtacaaaatattccaccaactgtccttggactggccgctaccaccaccaaactaatactggttactggggaagagctgtttggacgcgtccttccccccaaaatacttcccaaaaccttgcaccccacttcctggacaaggtttggtaaaaagcctcaccaatttgcctaggtgactacagacccagacccttggatcttaagaacaatgaacaatcctcccaacacttgcaccccccctttcctgggaaatgttggataaaaagcctcaccaatttgcataggtgaccacagacccaaacccttggatctgagaacaatgaaaaagcattcagttttttacaagaagacctttaataaaaatagaagtaaatagaaataaagaaatcccccctgtaaaatcaggatggtagatatcttacagggtaattagattcaaaaacatagagaacccctctaggcaaaaccttaagttacaaaaaagatacacagacagaaatagttattctattcagcacaattcttttctcagccatttaaagaaatcataatctaacacatacctagctagattacttactaaaagttctaagactccattcctggtctatccccagcaaagacccagcatacagacagacacagaccctttgtttctctccctcctcccagcttttgaaagtatcttgtctcctcattggtcattttggtcaggtgccagcgaggttacctttagcttcttaaccctttacaggtgagaggagctttcccctggccaggagggatttcaaaggggtttacccttccttttatatttatgacacgc is a genomic window of Lepidochelys kempii isolate rLepKem1 chromosome 1, rLepKem1.hap2, whole genome shotgun sequence containing:
- the LOC140894803 gene encoding olfactory receptor 51G2-like, producing the protein MSAVNDTKFNYEVFLLTGIPGQGDVHLWISVTICLMYAISIVGNSLILFIIKTDLSLHEPMYMFLSMLAVTDLGLLIASIPTILGVFLFNSREISLNACLAQLFFIHSFTFIESSVLLLMAFDRFVAISNPLRYASILTLPRIAKMGLLCVLRGVAVILPLPFILKWFRYCRANVLSHSFCLHMEIMTLACADITVNNIYGLIITIITEGLDSLLIFLSYVMILKTVLSITSHKEFLGALNTCVSHFCAVLLFYTPEISLTLMHRFGKSSSPLLQIVLGYVYLLVPPLMNPVVYSVKSKHLRSRIIRVFVK